The following proteins are co-located in the Bremerella cremea genome:
- a CDS encoding CCA tRNA nucleotidyltransferase has translation MPPDLAATQAFSIEIVQTLKKSGFQALWAGGCVRDLLLGRESKDFDVATNATPDQVRDIFGHDHTIPIGASFGVITVNGGRRRGQVEVATFRTDMGYSDGRRPDAVRFSSAEEDAQRRDFTINGMFYDPIEEKVLDYVGGRRDLKHGLVRSIGNPYLRFEEDKLRMLRAVRFSSNFAFDLELATQRAIREFARHIHVVSAERIAAEMRRMLADNHRMIAVRMLRDLSLLDELLPELNSVVGHALRWSETYQSLEALQTPNFSAAMALLLRYACQHSVLNGQSHHPIEPAAQIAVRWKLTNEETKTIQWLLRHERQIRQADQVAWPTLQRLLIAEPAPLLIAVGKAIQLAKRESTSGIEYAQSRIELPEEDLNPPPLLNGGDLIQAGYKPGPQFQRVLEKVRDEQLERRLTTAAQALEFVKTHWNNI, from the coding sequence ATGCCCCCTGATTTGGCTGCAACCCAGGCTTTCTCGATTGAGATTGTCCAAACTCTCAAAAAATCTGGATTCCAAGCCTTGTGGGCAGGGGGGTGCGTCCGCGATTTGTTGCTTGGTAGAGAGTCGAAAGATTTTGATGTGGCGACCAATGCCACTCCCGACCAAGTGCGGGATATCTTCGGGCACGACCATACGATTCCGATTGGGGCCTCGTTTGGGGTGATTACGGTTAACGGAGGTCGGCGTCGTGGTCAGGTGGAAGTTGCAACCTTCCGAACCGACATGGGTTATTCCGATGGACGCCGTCCTGATGCCGTGCGCTTTAGTAGCGCAGAAGAAGATGCACAGCGTCGCGATTTCACCATCAACGGCATGTTCTACGATCCGATCGAAGAGAAGGTTCTCGACTATGTCGGGGGCCGCCGCGATTTGAAGCACGGATTGGTGCGCAGTATTGGCAATCCTTATCTACGCTTCGAGGAAGACAAACTGCGGATGCTGCGTGCGGTACGGTTCAGTTCGAACTTTGCTTTCGATCTAGAGCTGGCAACCCAACGAGCGATTCGTGAGTTTGCCAGGCATATCCATGTGGTCAGTGCTGAACGGATTGCAGCAGAAATGCGGCGAATGCTGGCCGATAATCATCGGATGATTGCGGTCCGCATGCTGCGTGATCTTTCGCTGCTGGATGAACTATTGCCGGAACTTAATTCGGTTGTGGGGCACGCCTTACGTTGGAGCGAAACCTACCAGTCGCTTGAAGCCCTGCAAACGCCGAATTTCTCGGCTGCGATGGCATTACTGCTGCGATATGCATGTCAGCACAGCGTACTCAATGGCCAGTCACATCATCCGATCGAGCCAGCAGCCCAGATTGCGGTTCGTTGGAAGTTGACCAACGAGGAAACCAAGACCATTCAATGGCTCTTGCGTCACGAGAGACAGATTCGTCAGGCAGATCAGGTTGCCTGGCCAACTTTGCAGCGGTTGTTGATTGCAGAGCCAGCTCCGTTGCTAATTGCAGTTGGGAAAGCTATTCAACTCGCTAAACGAGAATCTACCAGCGGGATCGAGTATGCCCAGAGTCGGATTGAATTACCCGAAGAAGACCTCAACCCGCCGCCCCTTTTGAACGGTGGAGATCTGATTCAAGCTGGCTACAAACCAGGTCCGCAATTCCAACGTGTTTTGGAAAAGGTGCGTGACGAGCAATTGGAACGACGGCTTACTACGGCGGCTCAAGCATTGGAATTTGTGAAGACGCACTGGAATAACATCTAG
- a CDS encoding rhodanese-like domain-containing protein, with translation MSDETSVPIETTCLEVQNLQKQNAEFLLLDCREQNEFDFVHIPGATLLPMSEIQQRVGELEPQRQNHIIVYCHHGGRSMRVTQWLREQGFPKVQNMAGGINAWAQDIDPSMPTY, from the coding sequence ATGTCAGACGAAACCAGCGTACCGATCGAAACGACCTGCCTTGAGGTTCAAAATCTGCAAAAACAAAACGCCGAGTTTCTCTTGCTCGATTGTCGTGAGCAGAACGAATTCGATTTCGTACACATCCCTGGAGCCACACTCCTACCGATGAGCGAAATCCAACAGCGTGTCGGCGAACTTGAACCGCAACGCCAGAACCACATTATCGTGTACTGCCACCATGGTGGACGCAGCATGCGTGTCACTCAGTGGCTAAGGGAGCAAGGCTTTCCCAAAGTGCAAAACATGGCTGGCGGGATCAATGCTTGGGCCCAAGATATCGACCCAAGCATGCCCACTTACTAG
- a CDS encoding ThuA domain-containing protein, with protein MQRFVLALTFLFFLIAQGSAQAEEGQLKALIVDGQNNHGIWPKTTQMMKSYLEETGKFSVDVATTAPNSTVGFAPKFSDYDVVISNYNGQMWPEATQKAFVDYVDNGGGFVVVHAADNAFSEWDAYNRIIGLGGWGGRTAKSGPYVYLNQDEKLVRDTSAGNGGHHGRQHPFQVVVRDPKHPITKGMPMAWMHAQDELYDQLRGPAENMKVLATAYSDPATGGTGRHEPMIMTVSYGKGRVFHTPMGHGDYSMECTGFIATLLRGTEWAATGEVTLPIPEDFPEPNKTSQRPYEPEKS; from the coding sequence ATGCAACGTTTCGTTTTGGCTTTGACTTTTCTCTTTTTCTTGATTGCCCAGGGGAGTGCCCAAGCGGAAGAGGGCCAGCTAAAAGCCCTGATTGTGGATGGTCAGAACAATCATGGGATCTGGCCCAAAACAACGCAGATGATGAAGTCTTATCTGGAAGAGACGGGGAAGTTTAGCGTCGATGTCGCGACGACCGCACCGAACTCGACGGTCGGTTTTGCGCCCAAGTTCTCGGATTACGATGTCGTGATCAGCAACTACAACGGTCAGATGTGGCCGGAGGCGACCCAGAAGGCGTTTGTCGACTACGTAGATAATGGAGGCGGGTTCGTGGTCGTTCACGCCGCAGACAACGCTTTCAGCGAATGGGACGCGTACAACCGCATAATCGGCCTGGGGGGCTGGGGAGGACGCACGGCGAAGAGTGGTCCTTACGTTTACCTCAATCAAGACGAAAAGCTGGTCCGTGATACCTCGGCCGGCAACGGGGGACATCACGGCAGGCAGCACCCATTCCAGGTGGTTGTACGCGACCCTAAGCATCCGATCACCAAAGGTATGCCAATGGCTTGGATGCATGCTCAAGACGAGCTTTACGATCAGCTGCGTGGCCCCGCCGAAAATATGAAGGTGCTAGCCACTGCCTATTCCGATCCGGCAACCGGAGGAACAGGGCGGCACGAGCCGATGATCATGACGGTAAGCTATGGAAAAGGACGTGTTTTCCATACGCCCATGGGGCACGGCGACTATTCGATGGAATGCACCGGTTTCATTGCTACGTTACTGCGAGGTACCGAGTGGGCAGCAACAGGCGAGGTGACCTTGCCAATTCCAGAAGATTTTCCCGAACCCAATAAGACTTCTCAGCGTCCCTATGAACCGGAAAAATCGTAA
- a CDS encoding DUF481 domain-containing protein, whose translation MFHEIGRSYFESPITDVNEAEFVHYLDPKEDLSSSLSDIMQLPPLPELPAPKKPEAAAEEKPAEAPAAEKPAEATPEEAKPAEEVAAPEKKEPEEKPIEEIEDLVEEHSYGYLDYIPYGQYYHIDYWFGEATWKNSAELGFNGQTGNTISNSLRVGAKVRREGKRTIFTSEFKHLRTSDAENLTQNNAFYKHRLEWPLKLHERWALHENTNLEYDEFKAFDLRLVFNGGLSYKPYKTDRTDWTLSAGSGFSQEFGSPQKGVIPEASFGSDFTHNLTDRQSITFNLDFYPAFEANEGYRFTNEASYTIALDHGLSLKMSAYDRYDSTPNNRKRNDLDYACLLLWEF comes from the coding sequence GTGTTCCATGAAATTGGCCGTAGCTACTTTGAGTCTCCCATTACTGACGTCAATGAGGCCGAGTTTGTCCATTATCTAGACCCCAAAGAGGACTTGTCCTCTTCGCTGAGCGATATCATGCAACTCCCTCCTCTGCCTGAGTTGCCGGCACCTAAAAAGCCGGAAGCCGCAGCAGAAGAGAAACCGGCCGAGGCACCAGCAGCAGAAAAGCCAGCCGAGGCGACGCCCGAGGAAGCAAAGCCCGCCGAAGAGGTAGCCGCTCCAGAAAAGAAAGAGCCAGAGGAGAAACCGATTGAGGAAATCGAGGACCTGGTTGAGGAACACAGCTACGGTTATCTCGACTACATTCCTTACGGGCAGTATTACCACATTGACTATTGGTTTGGTGAGGCAACTTGGAAGAACAGTGCCGAACTTGGGTTTAACGGACAGACCGGTAACACGATCTCGAATAGCTTGCGTGTAGGGGCTAAGGTGCGTCGCGAAGGGAAGCGAACAATCTTCACTTCCGAATTCAAGCATTTACGGACCAGCGATGCCGAGAACCTCACGCAGAACAATGCATTTTACAAACATCGCCTGGAATGGCCGTTGAAATTGCACGAACGCTGGGCTCTGCACGAGAATACGAATCTTGAATATGACGAATTTAAAGCGTTTGACTTGCGATTGGTGTTTAACGGTGGCCTCAGTTACAAACCGTACAAGACCGATCGAACCGATTGGACGTTATCCGCTGGTTCTGGTTTTTCGCAAGAGTTTGGCAGCCCGCAAAAGGGGGTGATCCCGGAAGCTTCATTTGGTTCTGACTTCACGCATAATCTGACTGACCGACAATCGATTACGTTTAACCTTGACTTCTATCCGGCGTTCGAGGCCAACGAAGGTTATCGTTTTACCAACGAAGCCAGCTATACGATCGCTTTGGATCATGGTCTGTCGCTCAAGATGAGCGCCTACGATCGCTACGATAGCACGCCTAATAATCGCAAACGCAACGACCTGGACTACGCCTGCCTGTTGTTGTGGGAATTCTAG
- a CDS encoding glycosyltransferase family 2 protein, giving the protein MRVCGFTILRDGVRFGYPFVESIKSVLPLVDRFVVQVGDCSDNSLEVLQAIGDPKIEIEITPWDPEMRKAGEVLAYQTNLALDRCDGDWCFYIQADEVIHEADYPAIRRAMETNWHRPWVEGIRFRYLHFRGDYNIRDPLGYRRQVRIVRNDPQIRSVGDACGFGKNGRRLISSMVRARVFHYGYVRPPKAMAEKTAQFQQFYIYDKQGKQVMQRDDNPLKEVGEYIYDMQACVPYHGSHPAVMQQRIAAKDWETPPFKHVPLWRNKVWWHGRLRKAFPQIFDPKTPQVSNQPEKKDASSKAVAAKQSKAA; this is encoded by the coding sequence ATGCGTGTTTGTGGATTCACTATATTGCGAGACGGTGTCCGTTTTGGGTACCCGTTTGTCGAGAGTATCAAATCGGTACTACCGCTGGTCGATCGCTTTGTCGTTCAGGTAGGGGATTGTTCGGACAACTCGTTGGAAGTCCTGCAGGCAATCGGCGATCCCAAGATCGAAATCGAAATCACGCCTTGGGATCCTGAAATGCGCAAAGCGGGCGAGGTGCTCGCTTATCAAACAAACCTTGCTCTGGATCGTTGCGACGGGGACTGGTGTTTCTACATCCAGGCCGACGAAGTGATCCACGAAGCCGATTACCCGGCCATCCGCCGGGCAATGGAAACCAATTGGCATCGTCCTTGGGTCGAAGGAATTCGTTTTCGCTATCTACATTTTCGCGGGGACTATAACATTCGAGATCCCCTCGGTTATCGCCGCCAGGTGCGTATTGTGCGGAACGATCCGCAAATTCGGAGCGTGGGCGATGCTTGTGGTTTCGGAAAGAACGGCCGTCGCTTGATTTCAAGCATGGTGCGTGCCCGAGTATTTCACTACGGTTATGTGCGCCCCCCCAAAGCGATGGCTGAGAAGACCGCTCAGTTTCAGCAATTTTACATCTACGACAAGCAGGGCAAGCAAGTCATGCAGCGAGATGATAACCCGCTGAAAGAAGTGGGCGAATACATCTACGACATGCAGGCCTGTGTCCCCTATCACGGATCGCACCCAGCGGTCATGCAGCAGCGTATTGCGGCCAAAGATTGGGAAACGCCTCCGTTTAAACACGTCCCCTTGTGGCGGAACAAGGTTTGGTGGCATGGGCGTTTGCGAAAAGCATTCCCACAGATCTTCGATCCGAAGACCCCGCAAGTCAGCAATCAGCCCGAAAAAAAAGACGCGAGTTCTAAGGCTGTCGCGGCAAAGCAGTCTAAAGCTGCTTAG
- the ligA gene encoding NAD-dependent DNA ligase LigA, which produces MSVEKDIEKLRDKIRYYDRKYYVEAINEITDLEYDKLIDQLKALEAKHPELITSDSPTQRVGDAPVAHLEQHAHRVPMLSIDNTYSLEELKKYGERIAKLLPDEKIAWVVELKIDGVAVSILYENGVLTRALTRGNGTVGDDITHNVRTIADVPLRLHGEDVPPQLEVRGEIYMTNADLVKLNEKQALAGLPAYKNTRNVTAGTIRLLDPRICSERNLRLFCHGVGYVEGLKAKSHTEFLQELNSYGLPATPFVKSFVDFDSAIEHCQELIESLHELEFEVDGLVLKVDRFEQREKLGSTSKSPRWLIAYKFEKYEATTMVNNIEVQVGKTGAITPVAILEPVELAETTVSRASLHNAEEIVRKDVRIGDVVVVEKAGKIIPHIVRTEKHERKTDLPPFPFPTQCPSCGTAVVKDEGGVYIRCPNWQGCPAQIKERIRYFATRNAMDIEGLGDKLVDLLVDEKIVHTYGDLYRLSAEQIAALPRMGKKSGEKLVAAAEESKSRGLARLLNALSVRHVGARGAERLANHFGTIEALMAASEEEIAEIEDIGDVIAASVREFFQSEFGQDTINDLRGVGVSLEAIQRKVESGPAVFEGMAFVVTGTLSKFTRDEIEELIRSRGGKASGSVSKKTNYLVAGEKAGSKLAKAESLGVPVLTETQFEELLAELDAQA; this is translated from the coding sequence ATGTCGGTTGAAAAGGATATCGAGAAGCTGCGGGATAAAATCCGCTATTACGACCGGAAATACTACGTTGAAGCCATCAACGAGATAACCGACCTCGAATACGACAAGCTGATCGATCAGCTCAAGGCCCTGGAAGCCAAGCACCCGGAACTGATCACCTCCGACAGCCCTACGCAGCGCGTAGGGGATGCCCCGGTTGCTCACCTAGAGCAGCATGCCCACCGGGTTCCGATGCTCTCGATCGACAATACCTACAGCTTGGAAGAGCTGAAGAAATATGGTGAACGAATCGCCAAGCTTTTGCCTGACGAGAAGATTGCCTGGGTGGTGGAGCTCAAAATCGACGGCGTCGCGGTATCGATTTTGTACGAAAATGGCGTTCTCACCCGGGCTCTGACACGGGGCAACGGAACTGTGGGGGATGATATCACCCACAATGTGCGCACGATTGCCGATGTCCCGTTGCGGTTGCATGGGGAAGATGTTCCGCCCCAGCTGGAAGTACGGGGCGAGATCTACATGACCAACGCCGACTTGGTCAAGCTTAACGAAAAGCAAGCCTTGGCTGGCCTACCGGCGTACAAGAATACCCGCAATGTCACGGCGGGAACCATTCGCCTGTTGGATCCGCGAATTTGCTCCGAGCGTAATTTGCGACTCTTTTGCCACGGGGTTGGCTATGTCGAAGGGTTAAAAGCCAAATCTCATACCGAGTTCCTGCAGGAACTCAACTCGTATGGATTGCCAGCGACACCGTTCGTGAAATCGTTTGTCGATTTCGATTCTGCTATCGAGCATTGTCAGGAACTGATCGAATCGCTGCATGAGTTGGAGTTCGAGGTCGATGGCCTGGTGCTCAAAGTCGACCGTTTTGAACAGCGAGAGAAACTCGGTTCGACCTCGAAGAGTCCACGGTGGCTGATCGCTTATAAGTTTGAAAAGTACGAAGCCACCACGATGGTCAACAACATCGAGGTCCAAGTCGGTAAGACTGGGGCGATCACGCCGGTTGCTATCTTAGAGCCAGTAGAACTAGCGGAAACGACCGTTTCGCGGGCCAGTTTGCACAATGCTGAAGAGATTGTGCGGAAAGATGTGCGCATCGGCGACGTGGTGGTGGTCGAGAAAGCAGGCAAGATCATTCCCCATATTGTTCGGACGGAAAAGCACGAACGGAAGACCGATCTGCCCCCTTTTCCTTTTCCAACCCAATGCCCTTCGTGTGGAACTGCTGTCGTAAAGGACGAGGGAGGCGTTTACATTCGCTGCCCCAATTGGCAAGGTTGTCCTGCGCAAATCAAAGAGCGAATACGCTATTTCGCGACACGCAATGCCATGGACATTGAAGGCCTGGGGGACAAGCTGGTCGATTTGTTAGTCGATGAAAAGATTGTCCATACCTACGGTGATTTGTACCGGCTGAGTGCGGAGCAAATTGCTGCGTTGCCGAGAATGGGAAAGAAGTCAGGCGAGAAGCTCGTCGCAGCAGCGGAAGAAAGCAAATCGCGTGGCTTGGCACGGCTGCTTAATGCCTTGTCGGTCCGGCATGTCGGGGCACGGGGGGCAGAACGATTAGCCAATCATTTTGGGACAATCGAAGCATTGATGGCCGCTTCGGAAGAAGAGATTGCCGAGATTGAGGATATCGGTGACGTTATCGCTGCTTCGGTGAGAGAGTTTTTTCAAAGCGAATTTGGGCAAGATACCATCAACGACTTGCGTGGAGTTGGAGTCTCGTTAGAAGCCATTCAGCGAAAAGTAGAGAGTGGTCCTGCTGTTTTTGAGGGGATGGCCTTTGTCGTGACTGGGACGCTGTCGAAGTTTACACGTGACGAGATAGAAGAATTGATTCGATCTCGCGGCGGGAAAGCATCGGGGAGCGTTTCTAAGAAGACGAACTATCTGGTCGCCGGGGAAAAAGCGGGTAGTAAACTAGCCAAAGCCGAATCGTTGGGAGTGCCGGTGCTTACGGAGACTCAATTCGAGGAGCTGCTAGCAGAGCTGGACGCACAAGCTTAG
- a CDS encoding cupin domain-containing protein, with amino-acid sequence MKIQNIDQGVATPVEMDGVAGCQVKQLISQQDGAPLFAMRQFEVAPGGFTPHHHHPYEHEVYVISGEGVILENDAPRPIKAGDAILVEPDEVHQFRNTGNTPLKFLCLVPNAANNAQFPPECQQ; translated from the coding sequence GTGAAGATTCAGAATATTGACCAAGGAGTTGCTACTCCCGTCGAGATGGATGGGGTTGCCGGTTGCCAGGTTAAGCAATTGATCAGCCAGCAAGATGGTGCCCCTTTGTTTGCAATGCGGCAGTTTGAAGTTGCCCCTGGCGGGTTTACCCCCCACCACCATCACCCTTACGAGCACGAAGTTTACGTGATTTCGGGTGAGGGAGTCATTTTAGAGAACGATGCCCCCCGGCCTATCAAGGCCGGTGATGCCATTTTGGTCGAGCCTGATGAAGTTCATCAGTTCCGCAATACCGGCAATACACCTTTGAAGTTCCTGTGTCTGGTGCCCAACGCGGCAAACAACGCCCAGTTTCCACCAGAATGCCAACAGTAA
- the uvrA gene encoding excinuclease ABC subunit UvrA, producing the protein MSTLQIEARGVEVHNLKKVDLDIPHRQLIVFCGVSGSGKTSMALDTLYAEGQRRYIESFSAYTRQFLDRLEKPEADRIDNIPPALAVTKVNDTRSSRSTVGTATETTDYLRLLFSKIGIVICPSCQQEITKDTPGRVADQLVAVESSGRMMVAFPITCEADETEGVVEQLREDGFVRVISAGQMISLTPDQDEALTQRLKSGETLSVVVDRLTLESLKIERLRESLESGFAHGNGVCEILLQPTAEGQLASQAVAVEIDGQSWLRLGYSSQLRCEKCNLQFIEPDPRLFNFNSPLGACPDCEGFGNIIDMDMDLIVPDRRKSIAEGAIAPWNTPAYKHELEELIALAPDYDIPINTPYRDLSEQHINLIIEGVPEREFGGLKGFFAWLERRKYKMHMRVFLSRWRSFRKCEACQGTRLRPEALAVRVGGKNIAEISSMKIVDAVAHFRQIQLSDFESALCRQVMPQVMARLEYLCIVGLGYLALDRSLRTLSGGEAQRVTLTSTLGSSLVNMLYVLDEPTAGLHPSDITRLNEAIVDLRNRGNTVVVVEHEETLIRAADQIVEFGPGAGERGGEIMFQGTPAEIEQDEESLTGEFLSGRRSVVRKRARRATTHGRVRLKGARGNNLKNLEVEFPLGVLTVVTGVSGAGKSSLVDQTLYPALCRRKRKENIQSLPYDDVFGDGQIDDVVLVDQGPIGRSPRSNPVTYIKAFDEIRNVFASTVQARTRNLTASHFSFNVQGGRCESCNGDGHIAIDMQFMADVYVKCPECKGQRYKKEVLEITYRGKSIADVLNMTVREAFVFFRGQPKVQAKLNLLNEVGLDYLRLGQPANTLSSGEAQRLKLAGNLATTKKARTLFLMDEPTTGLHFADIVQLLDCFANLLQIGHSLIVVEHNIHVMMAADYIIDLGPGAADEGGNIVAMGTPEEVAENPASVTGQHLAAVLKNLKA; encoded by the coding sequence TTGTCGACACTCCAGATCGAAGCCCGAGGGGTTGAAGTTCATAACCTGAAAAAGGTTGACCTCGACATTCCACATCGCCAGTTGATCGTCTTTTGCGGGGTCAGCGGTAGTGGCAAGACGAGTATGGCCCTCGACACGCTATATGCGGAGGGTCAGCGGCGATATATCGAAAGTTTTTCGGCTTATACCCGGCAATTTCTCGATCGCCTGGAAAAACCTGAAGCCGACCGGATCGATAATATCCCACCGGCCCTGGCCGTAACCAAGGTGAACGATACCCGCTCCAGCCGTTCTACCGTCGGTACGGCAACCGAGACGACCGACTACCTGCGTCTTCTGTTCAGCAAGATTGGGATCGTAATTTGCCCAAGTTGCCAACAGGAAATCACCAAAGACACTCCGGGGCGAGTCGCGGATCAACTGGTCGCCGTAGAAAGCAGCGGCCGCATGATGGTCGCTTTCCCGATCACTTGCGAGGCTGACGAAACCGAAGGGGTCGTCGAGCAACTACGCGAGGATGGCTTCGTCCGCGTGATTTCAGCAGGGCAAATGATCTCGCTCACCCCAGATCAAGACGAAGCCCTTACCCAGCGTCTGAAATCTGGCGAGACGCTCTCCGTGGTGGTCGATCGCTTGACGCTGGAATCGTTAAAGATCGAGCGTCTGCGCGAATCGCTGGAATCTGGCTTCGCCCATGGCAACGGCGTTTGCGAAATATTGCTCCAACCGACCGCAGAAGGGCAACTCGCCAGCCAAGCCGTCGCAGTGGAAATCGATGGGCAATCGTGGCTTCGCCTCGGTTATAGCAGTCAGCTTCGCTGCGAGAAGTGCAACCTTCAATTTATTGAGCCTGATCCGCGTCTGTTTAATTTCAATAGTCCTCTCGGTGCCTGTCCCGACTGCGAAGGGTTCGGCAACATCATCGACATGGACATGGACTTGATCGTCCCAGACCGGCGAAAGTCGATCGCAGAAGGGGCGATCGCGCCATGGAATACGCCAGCCTACAAACATGAACTGGAAGAGTTAATCGCCCTAGCCCCTGATTACGATATCCCGATCAACACGCCGTATCGCGACCTGAGCGAGCAACATATTAACTTGATCATCGAAGGGGTGCCAGAACGAGAATTTGGTGGGCTAAAAGGTTTCTTCGCATGGCTGGAACGTCGCAAGTACAAAATGCACATGCGAGTCTTCCTCAGCCGCTGGCGTAGCTTCCGCAAGTGCGAAGCGTGCCAAGGAACCCGCCTGCGTCCCGAAGCCCTGGCCGTACGGGTCGGTGGAAAGAACATCGCGGAAATCTCCTCGATGAAAATCGTCGATGCCGTCGCCCATTTCCGCCAAATCCAATTGAGCGACTTCGAGAGTGCCCTTTGTCGCCAGGTTATGCCGCAAGTCATGGCCCGTCTCGAATATTTGTGTATTGTTGGCCTCGGCTATCTCGCCTTAGATCGTTCGCTGCGGACGCTTAGTGGGGGCGAAGCCCAGCGAGTAACGTTGACCAGCACACTCGGTTCCAGCCTGGTGAACATGCTGTACGTACTCGATGAGCCAACCGCCGGTCTGCACCCCAGCGACATAACGCGGCTAAACGAGGCCATTGTCGATCTGCGCAATCGCGGCAATACGGTAGTCGTGGTCGAGCATGAAGAAACCTTGATTCGGGCGGCAGATCAAATTGTCGAGTTCGGTCCCGGAGCTGGGGAACGTGGTGGCGAGATCATGTTCCAGGGAACTCCTGCCGAGATCGAACAGGACGAAGAAAGCCTCACCGGCGAGTTCCTTTCTGGGCGTCGTAGTGTCGTCCGCAAACGTGCCCGGCGAGCCACCACCCATGGACGCGTACGTTTGAAAGGAGCCAGAGGAAATAACCTGAAGAACCTGGAAGTTGAGTTCCCTCTCGGCGTGCTCACGGTCGTGACTGGCGTATCCGGAGCCGGGAAGAGTTCGCTCGTCGATCAAACCCTCTACCCTGCCCTCTGCCGCCGCAAACGCAAAGAGAACATCCAAAGCTTGCCGTACGACGACGTATTCGGCGATGGCCAGATCGACGATGTGGTCCTCGTCGACCAAGGCCCCATCGGACGTTCTCCTCGCTCGAACCCGGTCACCTACATCAAAGCGTTCGACGAAATTCGTAATGTCTTTGCGAGCACCGTTCAAGCACGAACGCGCAACCTGACCGCCAGCCACTTTAGTTTCAACGTTCAAGGGGGGCGGTGCGAAAGCTGCAACGGCGATGGTCACATCGCGATCGACATGCAGTTTATGGCCGACGTTTATGTCAAATGTCCCGAGTGCAAAGGGCAACGCTACAAGAAGGAAGTCCTCGAAATTACTTATCGCGGCAAGAGCATCGCTGACGTGCTGAACATGACCGTCCGCGAAGCGTTTGTCTTCTTCCGCGGACAGCCGAAAGTTCAAGCGAAACTAAACCTATTAAATGAGGTTGGCCTCGATTACCTGCGACTCGGACAACCGGCGAATACCCTTTCCTCGGGAGAAGCTCAGCGGCTGAAATTAGCAGGCAACTTGGCGACCACCAAGAAAGCCCGCACTTTGTTCTTAATGGACGAGCCGACCACGGGGCTTCACTTCGCTGATATCGTGCAACTGCTCGACTGTTTTGCAAACCTGCTTCAGATAGGTCACTCGCTGATTGTCGTCGAACACAACATCCATGTGATGATGGCCGCCGACTACATTATCGATCTCGGCCCAGGGGCAGCGGACGAAGGAGGCAATATTGTGGCCATGGGAACCCCGGAAGAGGTTGCAGAAAACCCCGCTTCGGTCACCGGCCAGCATCTGGCCGCCGTGCTGAAAAACCTGAAAGCGTGA
- a CDS encoding ThiF family adenylyltransferase, with protein MTKSEDDSLARYARQMSYGRFGRTGQEQLARSTALVVGLGALGSVIANTLARSGVGTLRIVDRDYIEWNNLQRQVIYTEEDVRQRLPKAIAAQNHLTSANSDIRIEAEICDVDHRNIERLCQGVDVIVDGTDNFEIRFLLNDASLKLGIPWVYGGCIGAEGQTMTILPHNGPCLRCIIPDSPPPGTTPTCDTAGILAPIIGVIASLQSMEAIKILSGHTEQVSRTLTVFDLWENRIRPVKLSGLDDRSGCVACGQRDLEWLAGKRGSQSAVLCGRNAIQLNFADSEPLDLNALAENLRQFGPVEANPYLLRATIGEHAFTLFGDGRCIVHGTVDPAEARSLYARYIGT; from the coding sequence ATGACAAAATCAGAAGATGACTCACTGGCACGCTATGCCCGGCAAATGAGCTATGGCCGCTTTGGTCGCACCGGGCAAGAGCAGCTTGCGCGGTCGACCGCCTTGGTCGTTGGCCTCGGGGCGTTAGGATCCGTGATTGCCAATACGTTGGCTCGCAGTGGTGTCGGCACCTTGCGAATCGTCGACCGAGACTACATCGAATGGAATAACCTACAGCGTCAGGTCATCTATACCGAAGAGGACGTTCGACAGCGGCTGCCGAAAGCAATCGCCGCCCAAAACCATCTCACTTCTGCCAACTCGGACATTCGCATCGAAGCGGAAATTTGCGATGTCGATCACCGTAACATCGAGCGTCTCTGCCAAGGTGTCGACGTGATTGTCGATGGCACCGACAATTTCGAGATCCGTTTTCTGCTAAATGATGCTTCGTTGAAACTAGGCATTCCCTGGGTGTATGGGGGCTGCATTGGTGCAGAGGGGCAAACAATGACGATCCTGCCCCACAACGGCCCTTGTCTTCGTTGCATTATTCCCGATTCACCTCCCCCTGGGACAACGCCCACCTGTGACACGGCAGGTATCTTGGCCCCTATCATCGGCGTGATTGCTTCCCTGCAAAGTATGGAAGCGATCAAGATCCTAAGTGGCCACACGGAACAAGTCAGTCGCACCCTGACGGTATTCGATCTGTGGGAGAACCGCATTCGCCCTGTAAAACTAAGCGGCCTTGACGATCGTAGCGGTTGTGTGGCCTGCGGTCAGCGAGACCTAGAGTGGCTCGCTGGCAAACGAGGCAGCCAATCTGCGGTGCTGTGTGGCCGAAATGCGATTCAATTAAATTTCGCCGATAGCGAACCGCTAGATCTGAACGCATTAGCCGAGAACCTGAGGCAATTTGGCCCGGTGGAAGCAAATCCTTATCTGTTGCGAGCCACGATTGGGGAGCATGCGTTTACCCTTTTTGGCGACGGCCGTTGTATTGTTCATGGAACCGTTGATCCGGCGGAAGCCCGGTCGCTTTATGCTCGGTATATCGGTACATAA